Part of the Halarsenatibacter silvermanii genome, CTTCCCTGCAGTCAGCAAAATTATCCGCCCATCTTTCAGCCGTGAGCGCATAATGGCGCCTGATATTTTCCGCATCAATTAGCCAGAAAGAATGCTCGGGCAGCTGCCACACAACCTCACGATAGGAAGGTATATAACCCCAGGGGAAAATATATTTTTCCAGCCAGGGATGAGAGGGATCCTCTTTTTGATGGGTTATGGTATGAAGCAGTGATAAACCGCCTTCTTTTAACATCTCGTTAACTGCCTGAAAATATTCCGGTATATGCTCTTTTCCCACATGCTCAAACATACCCACACTGACAATTTTATCGAATTCAGGAGATTCTTTTGCCAGATCGCGATAATCCTGCTTTCTCACTTCCACCTGGTCTTCCACATTATTTTCAGCTATCTTTTTCTCAGCACCATCCACCTGTTCCGGGCTGAGTGTAATGCCGAGCACTTCCACATCATATTTTTTTGCAGCCCTCACAGCCAGATGACCCCAGCCGCAGCCTATATCAAGCAATTTTTCGCCGGACTCCAGGTTTAATTTCTCTAAGATATGATCTATCTTAGCCAGCTGAGCCTGCTTTAAACTTTTATTATGATTTTCAAAATAAGCACAGGAATAGGTCATGGTTTCATCCTGCCACAGGCGGAAAAAATCATTGCCAAGATCATAATGATCCCTGACGCCTTCTTCCTGTTCCTGCTGCGATAACCTTTTTTGCCGGTCCATAAATTCTTCATATGTGTATTCAGGGCCGCCTTCAGCAAGATTATTTACATTTTTAGCACCTGTAATGATTACATCCCGCAGATCACCATCAATATCAATCTTTTCCTGCATATAGGCTTCACCGAGTTTTAACTGGGGGCTTTTTCTTATCTCATTCAAATCCAGCTTTTCTCTAAAAATTATCTCAAATTCTGGCTTTTTTACTTCCCCATTATTAATAAATGTGGAATCTCCATCCCAGAAAGTGAGTTTAAAAGAGCTGCCTTCAACTCTCTCTGCAAATTT contains:
- a CDS encoding SAM-dependent methyltransferase; protein product: MLQKQLVKKFAERVEGSSFKLTFWDGDSTFINNGEVKKPEFEIIFREKLDLNEIRKSPQLKLGEAYMQEKIDIDGDLRDVIITGAKNVNNLAEGGPEYTYEEFMDRQKRLSQQEQEEGVRDHYDLGNDFFRLWQDETMTYSCAYFENHNKSLKQAQLAKIDHILEKLNLESGEKLLDIGCGWGHLAVRAAKKYDVEVLGITLSPEQVDGAEKKIAENNVEDQVEVRKQDYRDLAKESPEFDKIVSVGMFEHVGKEHIPEYFQAVNEMLKEGGLSLLHTITHQKEDPSHPWLEKYIFPWGYIPSYREVVWQLPEHSFWLIDAENIRRHYALTAERWADNFADCREEVVEMFDEEFARMWELFLAGVVATFRYIGTSVHQFLFSKGINNDLPLTRDYMYDK